A part of Anas acuta chromosome 26, bAnaAcu1.1, whole genome shotgun sequence genomic DNA contains:
- the MED26 gene encoding mediator of RNA polymerase II transcription subunit 26 isoform X3, protein MEDDQAVLIHNMVAVLEVISSLEKYPITKEALEETRLGRLINEVRKKTSNEELAKRAKKLLRNWQKLIEPVTQNEPVPRGLPNPPGSANGGAHNCKPEAPLPAVAGSKPISELKSRNDIQKLNSPKPEKLGNRKRKGEHRDGHQGPPPPKVSKASHEVLQNSSPPPTNGIGGSPENFPSPVDVNLHAGPESSRTELSENDKHNKIPVNAVKPHTSSPGLVKPSSTSSLLKTAVLQQHDKSEETTGPHQPKSPRCSSFSPRNVRHDTFARQHTTYSPKDSMPSPSQRSQFLDTAQVPSPPPSLMQPSTPPMPAKRLEFPQQSVTEVSQHWQEQQVPSESQHRHTAGTLQQHTSPSCKTSSHPGESLTPHMGFSQDTSKMDSDDAASGSDSKKKKRYRPRDYTVNLDGHVTEGGVKPVRLKERKLTFDPMTGQIKPLTQKDPLQVEIPALTEQHRTETEKQEQKPNLQSPFEQTNWKELSRNEIIQSYLNRQSSLLSSSGVQTPGAHYFMSEYLKQEESTRKEARKTHVLAPNSKPTDLPGVTREVTSDDLDRIREHNWPGVNGCYDTQGNWYDWTQCISLDPHGDDGRLNILPYVCLD, encoded by the coding sequence gaaacAAGACTTGGGAGGCTTATCAATGAGGTGAGGAAGAAGACATCCAATGAGGAACTTGCCAAACGTGCCAAGAAATTGTTGCGGAATTGGCAAAAGTTGATAGAACCTGTAACCCAGAATGAACCGGTGCCAAGAGGGTTGCCGAATCCACCTGGATCAGCAAATGGAGGTGCTCACAACTGCAAACCAGAAGCACCACTTCCTGCCGTGGCTGGATCCAAGCCAATCAGTGAATTGAAAAGCAGGAATGACATACAGAAACTAAATTCTCCAAAACCAGAGAAATTGGGAAATCGGAAAAGGAAAGGTGAACACAGGGATGGGCATCAGGGCCCTCCTCCCCCAAAAGTCTCCAAAGCTAGTCATGAAGTATTACAAAACTCTTCACCCCCTCCAACGAATGGAATTGGAGGTAGTCCTGAAAATTTTCCTAGTCCTGTAGATGTAAATCTACACGCAGGGCCTGAAAGCAGCAGGACAGAACTCAGTGAAAATGATAAACACAATAAGATTCCAGTAAATGCTGTAAAACCTCACACCAGTTCTCCGGGACTTGTAAAACCTTCAAGCACTTCCTCGTTATTAAAGACTGCAGTGCTTCAGCAGCATGATAAATCAGAAGAAACCACAGGACCGCACCAACCTAAGAGTCCTCGCTGTTCCTCGTTTAGCCCTAGAAATGTCAGGCATGATACTTTTGCTCGGCAGCATACTACGTACTCACCAAAGGATTCAATGCCTAGTCCATCTCAAAGGTCTCAGTTCTTAGATACTGCACAGGTGCCATCACCGCCACCATCCTTGATGCAACCATCAACACCTCCTATGCCAGCAAAAAGACTGGAGTTCCCTCAGCAATCAGTAACTGAGGTATCTCAGCactggcaggagcagcaggtaCCTTCTGAAAGCCAGCACAGGCATACAGCAGGGACGCTTCAACAGCACACATCTCCCAGCTGCAAAACCAGCTCCCATCCCGGGGAATCTCTCACGCCACACATGGGCTTTTCACAGGACACTTCAAAAATGGACAGTGATGATGCTGCTTCAGGTTCAGatagtaaaaagaagaaaaggtacCGACCTAGAGACTATACAGTCAACTTGGACGGGCACGTGACAGAAGGGGGTGTGAAACCTGTGAgattaaaagagagaaaactcaCTTTTGATCCCATGACAGGACAGATAAAACCTTTAACACAGAAAGATCCTTTGCAGGTAGAAATCCCTGCACTTACTGAACAGCACAGGACAGAAACGGAAAAGCAGGAGCAAAAACCTAACCTGCAAAGCCCTTTTGAACAAACGAACTGGAAAGAATTatccagaaatgaaataattcagtcATATTTAAACAGACAGAGTAGCTTGCTGTCTTCATCAGGAGTACAGACTCCAGGAGCTCACTACTTCATGTCTGAATATTtaaagcaggaggaaagcacTAGAAAAGAGGCTAGAAAGACTCATGTTCTAGCTCCTAACAGCAAACCTACAGACTTGCCTGGGGTCACAAGGGAGGTCACAAGTGATGATCTCGACAGAATACGTGAACATAACTGGCCAGGCGTGAACGGTTGTTATGATACACAGGGTAACTGGTATGATTGGACACAGTGCATATCTTTAGATCCACACGGGGATGATGGTAGATTGAACATCCTGCCTTATGTCTGCCTAGACTGA
- the MED26 gene encoding mediator of RNA polymerase II transcription subunit 26 isoform X2, translating to MTAAPAPSPQQIRDRLLQAIDPQSNIHNMVAVLEVISSLEKYPITKEALEETRLGRLINEVRKKTSNEELAKRAKKLLRNWQKLIEPVTQNEPVPRGLPNPPGSANGGAHNCKPEAPLPAVAGSKPISELKSRNDIQKLNSPKPEKLGNRKRKGEHRDGHQGPPPPKVSKASHEVLQNSSPPPTNGIGGSPENFPSPVDVNLHAGPESSRTELSENDKHNKIPVNAVKPHTSSPGLVKPSSTSSLLKTAVLQQHDKSEETTGPHQPKSPRCSSFSPRNVRHDTFARQHTTYSPKDSMPSPSQRSQFLDTAQVPSPPPSLMQPSTPPMPAKRLEFPQQSVTEVSQHWQEQQVPSESQHRHTAGTLQQHTSPSCKTSSHPGESLTPHMGFSQDTSKMDSDDAASGSDSKKKKRYRPRDYTVNLDGHVTEGGVKPVRLKERKLTFDPMTGQIKPLTQKDPLQVEIPALTEQHRTETEKQEQKPNLQSPFEQTNWKELSRNEIIQSYLNRQSSLLSSSGVQTPGAHYFMSEYLKQEESTRKEARKTHVLAPNSKPTDLPGVTREVTSDDLDRIREHNWPGVNGCYDTQGNWYDWTQCISLDPHGDDGRLNILPYVCLD from the coding sequence gaaacAAGACTTGGGAGGCTTATCAATGAGGTGAGGAAGAAGACATCCAATGAGGAACTTGCCAAACGTGCCAAGAAATTGTTGCGGAATTGGCAAAAGTTGATAGAACCTGTAACCCAGAATGAACCGGTGCCAAGAGGGTTGCCGAATCCACCTGGATCAGCAAATGGAGGTGCTCACAACTGCAAACCAGAAGCACCACTTCCTGCCGTGGCTGGATCCAAGCCAATCAGTGAATTGAAAAGCAGGAATGACATACAGAAACTAAATTCTCCAAAACCAGAGAAATTGGGAAATCGGAAAAGGAAAGGTGAACACAGGGATGGGCATCAGGGCCCTCCTCCCCCAAAAGTCTCCAAAGCTAGTCATGAAGTATTACAAAACTCTTCACCCCCTCCAACGAATGGAATTGGAGGTAGTCCTGAAAATTTTCCTAGTCCTGTAGATGTAAATCTACACGCAGGGCCTGAAAGCAGCAGGACAGAACTCAGTGAAAATGATAAACACAATAAGATTCCAGTAAATGCTGTAAAACCTCACACCAGTTCTCCGGGACTTGTAAAACCTTCAAGCACTTCCTCGTTATTAAAGACTGCAGTGCTTCAGCAGCATGATAAATCAGAAGAAACCACAGGACCGCACCAACCTAAGAGTCCTCGCTGTTCCTCGTTTAGCCCTAGAAATGTCAGGCATGATACTTTTGCTCGGCAGCATACTACGTACTCACCAAAGGATTCAATGCCTAGTCCATCTCAAAGGTCTCAGTTCTTAGATACTGCACAGGTGCCATCACCGCCACCATCCTTGATGCAACCATCAACACCTCCTATGCCAGCAAAAAGACTGGAGTTCCCTCAGCAATCAGTAACTGAGGTATCTCAGCactggcaggagcagcaggtaCCTTCTGAAAGCCAGCACAGGCATACAGCAGGGACGCTTCAACAGCACACATCTCCCAGCTGCAAAACCAGCTCCCATCCCGGGGAATCTCTCACGCCACACATGGGCTTTTCACAGGACACTTCAAAAATGGACAGTGATGATGCTGCTTCAGGTTCAGatagtaaaaagaagaaaaggtacCGACCTAGAGACTATACAGTCAACTTGGACGGGCACGTGACAGAAGGGGGTGTGAAACCTGTGAgattaaaagagagaaaactcaCTTTTGATCCCATGACAGGACAGATAAAACCTTTAACACAGAAAGATCCTTTGCAGGTAGAAATCCCTGCACTTACTGAACAGCACAGGACAGAAACGGAAAAGCAGGAGCAAAAACCTAACCTGCAAAGCCCTTTTGAACAAACGAACTGGAAAGAATTatccagaaatgaaataattcagtcATATTTAAACAGACAGAGTAGCTTGCTGTCTTCATCAGGAGTACAGACTCCAGGAGCTCACTACTTCATGTCTGAATATTtaaagcaggaggaaagcacTAGAAAAGAGGCTAGAAAGACTCATGTTCTAGCTCCTAACAGCAAACCTACAGACTTGCCTGGGGTCACAAGGGAGGTCACAAGTGATGATCTCGACAGAATACGTGAACATAACTGGCCAGGCGTGAACGGTTGTTATGATACACAGGGTAACTGGTATGATTGGACACAGTGCATATCTTTAGATCCACACGGGGATGATGGTAGATTGAACATCCTGCCTTATGTCTGCCTAGACTGA
- the MED26 gene encoding mediator of RNA polymerase II transcription subunit 26 isoform X4 yields MVAVLEVISSLEKYPITKEALEETRLGRLINEVRKKTSNEELAKRAKKLLRNWQKLIEPVTQNEPVPRGLPNPPGSANGGAHNCKPEAPLPAVAGSKPISELKSRNDIQKLNSPKPEKLGNRKRKGEHRDGHQGPPPPKVSKASHEVLQNSSPPPTNGIGGSPENFPSPVDVNLHAGPESSRTELSENDKHNKIPVNAVKPHTSSPGLVKPSSTSSLLKTAVLQQHDKSEETTGPHQPKSPRCSSFSPRNVRHDTFARQHTTYSPKDSMPSPSQRSQFLDTAQVPSPPPSLMQPSTPPMPAKRLEFPQQSVTEVSQHWQEQQVPSESQHRHTAGTLQQHTSPSCKTSSHPGESLTPHMGFSQDTSKMDSDDAASGSDSKKKKRYRPRDYTVNLDGHVTEGGVKPVRLKERKLTFDPMTGQIKPLTQKDPLQVEIPALTEQHRTETEKQEQKPNLQSPFEQTNWKELSRNEIIQSYLNRQSSLLSSSGVQTPGAHYFMSEYLKQEESTRKEARKTHVLAPNSKPTDLPGVTREVTSDDLDRIREHNWPGVNGCYDTQGNWYDWTQCISLDPHGDDGRLNILPYVCLD; encoded by the coding sequence gaaacAAGACTTGGGAGGCTTATCAATGAGGTGAGGAAGAAGACATCCAATGAGGAACTTGCCAAACGTGCCAAGAAATTGTTGCGGAATTGGCAAAAGTTGATAGAACCTGTAACCCAGAATGAACCGGTGCCAAGAGGGTTGCCGAATCCACCTGGATCAGCAAATGGAGGTGCTCACAACTGCAAACCAGAAGCACCACTTCCTGCCGTGGCTGGATCCAAGCCAATCAGTGAATTGAAAAGCAGGAATGACATACAGAAACTAAATTCTCCAAAACCAGAGAAATTGGGAAATCGGAAAAGGAAAGGTGAACACAGGGATGGGCATCAGGGCCCTCCTCCCCCAAAAGTCTCCAAAGCTAGTCATGAAGTATTACAAAACTCTTCACCCCCTCCAACGAATGGAATTGGAGGTAGTCCTGAAAATTTTCCTAGTCCTGTAGATGTAAATCTACACGCAGGGCCTGAAAGCAGCAGGACAGAACTCAGTGAAAATGATAAACACAATAAGATTCCAGTAAATGCTGTAAAACCTCACACCAGTTCTCCGGGACTTGTAAAACCTTCAAGCACTTCCTCGTTATTAAAGACTGCAGTGCTTCAGCAGCATGATAAATCAGAAGAAACCACAGGACCGCACCAACCTAAGAGTCCTCGCTGTTCCTCGTTTAGCCCTAGAAATGTCAGGCATGATACTTTTGCTCGGCAGCATACTACGTACTCACCAAAGGATTCAATGCCTAGTCCATCTCAAAGGTCTCAGTTCTTAGATACTGCACAGGTGCCATCACCGCCACCATCCTTGATGCAACCATCAACACCTCCTATGCCAGCAAAAAGACTGGAGTTCCCTCAGCAATCAGTAACTGAGGTATCTCAGCactggcaggagcagcaggtaCCTTCTGAAAGCCAGCACAGGCATACAGCAGGGACGCTTCAACAGCACACATCTCCCAGCTGCAAAACCAGCTCCCATCCCGGGGAATCTCTCACGCCACACATGGGCTTTTCACAGGACACTTCAAAAATGGACAGTGATGATGCTGCTTCAGGTTCAGatagtaaaaagaagaaaaggtacCGACCTAGAGACTATACAGTCAACTTGGACGGGCACGTGACAGAAGGGGGTGTGAAACCTGTGAgattaaaagagagaaaactcaCTTTTGATCCCATGACAGGACAGATAAAACCTTTAACACAGAAAGATCCTTTGCAGGTAGAAATCCCTGCACTTACTGAACAGCACAGGACAGAAACGGAAAAGCAGGAGCAAAAACCTAACCTGCAAAGCCCTTTTGAACAAACGAACTGGAAAGAATTatccagaaatgaaataattcagtcATATTTAAACAGACAGAGTAGCTTGCTGTCTTCATCAGGAGTACAGACTCCAGGAGCTCACTACTTCATGTCTGAATATTtaaagcaggaggaaagcacTAGAAAAGAGGCTAGAAAGACTCATGTTCTAGCTCCTAACAGCAAACCTACAGACTTGCCTGGGGTCACAAGGGAGGTCACAAGTGATGATCTCGACAGAATACGTGAACATAACTGGCCAGGCGTGAACGGTTGTTATGATACACAGGGTAACTGGTATGATTGGACACAGTGCATATCTTTAGATCCACACGGGGATGATGGTAGATTGAACATCCTGCCTTATGTCTGCCTAGACTGA